A single window of Mycolicibacterium aurum DNA harbors:
- a CDS encoding gamma-glutamyl-gamma-aminobutyrate hydrolase family protein — protein MSVCEDRGAVRPVIGLTTYLQQAQTGVWDVRASFLPAIYFEGVGLAGGISVLLPPQPADDAVAERIVSGLDGLIITGGRDVDPATYGAPRHPTTDEPGADSRTRDEFEFALLRAALRRGIPVLGICRGAQVLNVALGGTLHQHLPDVVGHVRHQQGNAVFSTSTITTVPGTTVAALVGPDTEAQCYHHQAIDRLGDGLIVSASDTDGVIEAVELDPAQHPDRWVVAVQWHPEERLDDLRLFAGLVGAAAASATHNTAQKVS, from the coding sequence TTGAGCGTCTGTGAGGACCGGGGCGCGGTTCGCCCGGTGATCGGGCTGACCACCTATCTGCAGCAGGCACAGACCGGCGTGTGGGACGTCCGGGCGAGTTTTCTGCCTGCGATCTATTTCGAAGGCGTGGGCCTCGCGGGCGGCATCTCGGTGCTGCTGCCGCCGCAGCCCGCCGACGACGCCGTCGCCGAGCGCATTGTCAGCGGCCTCGACGGCCTGATCATCACCGGCGGCCGAGACGTCGACCCTGCAACCTACGGCGCCCCGCGGCACCCGACCACCGACGAGCCCGGCGCCGACAGCCGTACCCGCGACGAGTTCGAGTTCGCGCTGCTGCGCGCGGCGCTGCGACGCGGCATCCCTGTGCTCGGGATCTGCCGGGGTGCACAGGTGCTCAACGTCGCCCTCGGCGGCACGCTGCACCAGCACCTTCCCGACGTGGTCGGCCACGTCCGCCACCAGCAGGGCAACGCGGTGTTCAGCACCTCGACGATCACCACGGTGCCGGGAACCACGGTGGCGGCGCTGGTGGGGCCCGACACCGAGGCGCAGTGCTACCACCACCAGGCCATCGACCGCCTCGGTGACGGGCTGATCGTCAGTGCGTCCGACACCGACGGTGTGATCGAAGCGGTCGAGCTCGATCCGGCGCAGCACCCCGATCGCTGGGTGGTGGCCGTGCAATGGCACCCGGAGGAGCGGCTGGACGACCTGAGACTGTTCGCCGGCCTGGTCGGCGCGGCGGCAGCCTCTGCCACCCACAACACGGCACAGAAAGTGAGCTGA
- a CDS encoding aldehyde dehydrogenase family protein has product MTASDVINPATEEVLRTVEQTDEAGVDDAVARAKAAQKKWAAQAPAERAAALRAFASVVELHIEELAALEVANSGHPIGNARWEAGHVRDVLQYYSASPERLSGKQIPVAGGLNVTFNEPLGVVGVITPWNFPMTIASWGFAPALAAGNAVLVKPAEWTPLTTIRLGELAVEAGLPADLFQVLPGRGSVVGERFVTHPDVRKIVFTGSTEVGTRVMAGAATQVKRVTLELGGKSANIIFDDCDLERAAATAPYGVFDNSGQDCCARSRILVQSNVFDKFMELFEPAVKGVVVGDPGAEGTEMGPLVSKAHWTSVASYVPDDAPVAFRGDAPTGPGFWFPPTVLTPQRTDRSVTEEIFGPVVTVLPFDDEADGIALANDSVYGLSGSIWTENVSRALRVSRAVESGNLSVNSHSSVRYSTPFGGFKQSGLGRELGPDAPLSFTETKNVFIAVQEAP; this is encoded by the coding sequence ATGACGGCAAGCGATGTGATCAATCCCGCGACCGAGGAGGTGCTGCGCACTGTCGAACAGACCGACGAAGCGGGCGTCGACGACGCGGTGGCGCGGGCCAAGGCCGCCCAGAAGAAGTGGGCCGCTCAGGCGCCCGCGGAGCGGGCTGCCGCGTTGCGCGCCTTCGCATCGGTGGTCGAGCTACACATAGAAGAACTCGCGGCGCTGGAGGTGGCCAACTCCGGGCACCCGATCGGCAACGCCCGGTGGGAGGCCGGCCACGTCCGTGACGTGTTGCAGTACTATTCGGCGTCCCCGGAACGCCTGTCCGGCAAGCAAATTCCCGTGGCCGGCGGCCTGAACGTCACCTTCAACGAGCCGCTCGGAGTCGTCGGCGTCATCACCCCGTGGAACTTCCCCATGACGATTGCGTCGTGGGGGTTCGCGCCTGCGCTGGCGGCGGGCAACGCGGTGCTGGTCAAGCCGGCGGAGTGGACCCCGCTGACCACGATCCGCCTGGGTGAGCTGGCCGTCGAAGCGGGGTTGCCCGCGGATCTGTTCCAGGTGTTGCCGGGCCGCGGATCGGTGGTGGGGGAGCGTTTCGTCACCCATCCCGACGTGCGCAAGATCGTGTTCACCGGATCCACCGAGGTCGGCACGAGGGTGATGGCCGGCGCTGCAACACAGGTCAAGCGGGTCACCCTCGAACTCGGCGGCAAGAGCGCCAACATCATCTTCGACGACTGCGACCTGGAGCGCGCCGCCGCGACCGCGCCATACGGGGTGTTCGACAACTCCGGGCAGGATTGCTGCGCTAGGAGTCGGATCTTGGTGCAAAGCAACGTGTTCGACAAATTCATGGAGCTGTTCGAGCCTGCCGTCAAGGGCGTCGTCGTCGGCGACCCCGGGGCAGAGGGCACCGAGATGGGCCCGCTGGTGTCGAAGGCGCACTGGACATCGGTGGCGTCCTACGTACCCGACGACGCGCCCGTGGCATTCCGCGGTGACGCCCCCACCGGCCCCGGATTCTGGTTCCCGCCGACGGTGCTGACTCCGCAGCGCACCGACCGGTCGGTCACCGAGGAGATCTTCGGCCCGGTGGTCACCGTGCTGCCTTTCGACGACGAGGCCGACGGCATCGCACTGGCCAACGACAGTGTGTACGGATTGTCGGGATCGATCTGGACCGAGAACGTGTCGCGTGCGCTGCGGGTGTCGCGCGCCGTGGAGTCCGGAAATCTGTCCGTCAACTCGCATTCATCGGTGCGCTACAGCACCCCCTTCGGCGGGTTCAAACAGTCCGGCCTCGGCCGTGAACTGGGCCCCGACGCCCCGTTGTCGTTCACCGAAACCAAGAACGTCTTCATCGCCGTGCAGGAGGCCCCGTGA
- a CDS encoding 3-oxoacyl-ACP reductase, with translation MDLTQRLAGKVAVITGGASGIGLATAKRMKAEGATIVIGDIDPGTGKTVADDLNGTFVQVDVSDQAAVDALFDTAAETHGSVDIAFNNAGISPPEDDLIEVTGIDAWDRVQDINLKSVFFCCKAALRHMVPAQKGSIVNTASFVAVNGSATSQISYTASKGGVLAMSRELGIQYARQGIRVNALCPGPVNTPLLQELFAKDPERAARRLVHVPMGRFAEPEELAAAIAFLASDDASFITGSTFLVDGGITGHYVTPL, from the coding sequence GTGGATCTGACCCAACGACTGGCAGGCAAGGTGGCGGTGATCACCGGCGGCGCCAGCGGCATCGGCCTCGCGACGGCGAAGCGCATGAAAGCAGAGGGCGCGACGATCGTCATCGGCGACATCGACCCGGGCACCGGCAAGACCGTCGCCGACGATCTGAACGGCACGTTCGTCCAGGTCGACGTCTCCGATCAGGCCGCCGTGGATGCGCTGTTCGACACCGCGGCCGAGACACACGGGTCGGTGGACATCGCCTTCAACAATGCCGGTATCAGTCCGCCGGAGGACGACCTGATCGAGGTCACGGGCATCGACGCCTGGGACCGGGTGCAGGACATCAACCTCAAGTCGGTGTTCTTCTGCTGCAAGGCCGCGCTGCGCCACATGGTGCCCGCGCAGAAGGGGTCGATCGTCAACACCGCGTCGTTCGTCGCGGTGAACGGCTCGGCCACCTCGCAGATCTCCTACACCGCGTCCAAGGGCGGAGTGCTGGCGATGTCCCGCGAGCTCGGAATCCAGTACGCGCGCCAGGGAATCCGGGTCAACGCGCTGTGCCCGGGTCCGGTGAACACGCCGCTGCTGCAGGAGCTGTTCGCCAAAGACCCCGAGCGTGCCGCGCGCAGGCTGGTGCACGTGCCGATGGGGCGGTTCGCCGAACCGGAGGAACTCGCCGCCGCCATCGCATTCCTGGCCAGTGACGACGCGTCGTTCATCACCGGCTCGACCTTCCTGGTCGACGGCGGTATCACCGGCCACTACGTGACGCCGCTGTAG
- a CDS encoding FadR/GntR family transcriptional regulator has protein sequence MTAQPDPGDSADATDALLRPVRPLNAFEDTVERLLQTIRLGVLKPGESLPPERELATRLGVSRDTVRDAIKSLADAGYLVSRRGRYGGTFLADALPTPPAGDVEFRRADIDDALRLREILEVGAARMAASRTLTAPEREALWTRLADVRAAAPEDYRRVDSRLHLAIAEAAGVPSLVPLVAQNRMRLNELLDCIPLLSRNIAHSDEQHEAIVVAILAGDADTAAQTIAAHVWGSAALLHGFLD, from the coding sequence ATGACGGCCCAGCCGGATCCCGGAGACAGCGCTGACGCAACAGACGCGCTGTTGCGTCCGGTGCGGCCGCTCAACGCATTCGAGGACACCGTCGAGCGGCTACTGCAGACGATCCGGCTGGGTGTGCTGAAACCCGGCGAGTCCCTGCCCCCGGAGCGGGAGCTCGCCACCCGGCTCGGGGTGAGCCGGGACACCGTGCGCGACGCGATCAAGTCGCTGGCCGATGCCGGCTATCTGGTGTCGCGCCGCGGCCGGTACGGAGGAACCTTCCTGGCCGACGCGTTGCCGACGCCGCCTGCGGGCGACGTCGAATTCCGGCGCGCCGACATCGACGACGCGCTGCGGTTGCGCGAGATCCTCGAAGTGGGGGCGGCGCGGATGGCCGCGAGCCGCACGCTCACCGCCCCCGAGCGGGAGGCGCTGTGGACCCGGCTGGCCGACGTTCGGGCCGCGGCGCCGGAGGACTATCGCCGGGTGGACTCCCGGTTGCACCTCGCCATCGCCGAGGCGGCGGGCGTGCCGTCGCTGGTGCCGCTGGTCGCCCAGAACCGGATGCGGCTCAACGAACTGCTGGACTGCATCCCGCTGCTCTCGCGCAACATCGCCCACTCCGACGAGCAGCACGAGGCGATCGTCGTGGCGATCCTGGCCGGTGACGCCGATACCGCGGCGCAGACGATCGCCGCGCACGTCTGGGGCTCGGCGGCGCTGCTGCACGGCTTCCTCGACTGA
- a CDS encoding class I SAM-dependent methyltransferase translates to MSTADSVDADRALKAKHRALWASGDYPAVAAELIPALGPELVGACGVTPGVRVLDVAAGSGNAAIPAAEAGALVTASDLTPELFDAGRHIAAERGVELEWVEADAEALPFSDNSYDVVMSCVGAMFAPHHQVTADELIRVCRPGGTIGMINWTPEGFIGNLFATMKPYAPPPPPGASPPPLWGDENHVRELFGDAVTDLATRRQTVHIDRCATPEEFREYWKHNYGPTIAAYRFNAEQPDRVRSLDRDFLSFLTDWNRATEPQHTAYQAEYLLVTATKR, encoded by the coding sequence ATGAGCACCGCAGACAGTGTCGATGCCGATCGGGCACTCAAGGCCAAACATCGCGCGCTGTGGGCGTCCGGCGACTATCCGGCCGTGGCGGCCGAGCTGATTCCAGCACTTGGGCCAGAACTGGTGGGCGCGTGCGGCGTGACGCCGGGTGTCCGCGTGCTGGATGTGGCGGCGGGTTCGGGCAACGCCGCCATTCCTGCCGCAGAAGCGGGCGCTCTCGTGACGGCCAGCGACCTGACGCCGGAGCTTTTCGACGCGGGCCGCCACATCGCCGCTGAGCGTGGAGTCGAGCTGGAGTGGGTCGAGGCGGACGCCGAGGCCTTGCCGTTCTCCGACAACAGCTATGACGTCGTGATGTCCTGTGTCGGTGCGATGTTCGCGCCGCACCACCAGGTGACCGCCGATGAGTTGATCCGGGTGTGTCGACCCGGCGGAACAATCGGCATGATCAACTGGACGCCGGAAGGTTTCATCGGCAACTTGTTTGCGACGATGAAGCCGTATGCGCCGCCGCCACCCCCGGGCGCCAGCCCTCCGCCGCTGTGGGGCGACGAGAACCATGTCCGCGAGCTCTTCGGCGATGCCGTCACCGACCTGGCCACTCGCAGGCAGACCGTGCACATCGACCGCTGCGCCACTCCGGAGGAGTTCCGCGAGTACTGGAAACACAATTACGGGCCGACGATCGCGGCCTATCGGTTCAATGCGGAGCAGCCGGATCGCGTCAGAAGCCTCGATCGCGACTTCTTAAGTTTCCTCACCGATTGGAACCGCGCCACCGAGCCGCAGCACACCGCTTACCAGGCGGAATACCTGCTCGTCACCGCAACCAAGCGCTGA
- a CDS encoding ArsR/SmtB family transcription factor — protein sequence MLAFRARSARARLGGVEDRSVVELASSALSDVDTQGWAQRFDLVSDPHRLEILLSLHRAPGICVSDLAAALGRSENAVSQALRVLRAQGWVTSTRAGRSVSYRLNDEIVHDLLHWIGARHSEPHGHPARH from the coding sequence ATGCTGGCATTTCGCGCTCGCTCGGCGAGGGCTAGATTGGGGGGCGTGGAGGATCGGTCGGTGGTGGAGCTGGCGTCGTCGGCGCTGTCCGACGTCGATACACAGGGTTGGGCGCAGCGCTTCGACCTGGTGTCCGACCCTCACCGCCTCGAGATACTGCTGAGCCTGCACCGTGCGCCCGGTATCTGCGTCAGCGACCTCGCTGCAGCGCTGGGCCGCTCGGAAAACGCCGTCTCCCAGGCACTTCGGGTTCTCCGCGCACAGGGCTGGGTGACGAGCACCCGTGCCGGCCGATCGGTGAGCTATCGGCTGAACGACGAGATCGTGCACGATCTGCTGCACTGGATCGGCGCCAGGCACTCCGAGCCGCACGGTCACCCGGCACGTCACTGA
- a CDS encoding GntR family transcriptional regulator, whose translation MRVLNVDEPPLAPRPELTGRSDQPAHARIAHWLEDLVVSGELEPGDKLPPEVEIATSLGVSRMTLRQALGAVEAKGFIDRRRGRFGGSFIASPRFELDHASLPGFTEQMLRIDVEPGAEVLTATTRRPDTVIGKALGLRRSDLVHEIRRVRTANGEPIVLEEAYVPAAVFPGLLSENLHGSLYAVMRAHGSAPFTADERIEATQATVEQSEILGVAPASPLLLILRTSFSADGVAVEFSRDYLRSDRTAIRIKSRAEIVPPAGAPGFL comes from the coding sequence GTGCGTGTTCTGAACGTCGACGAACCACCATTGGCGCCCCGGCCGGAGCTGACCGGGCGCTCTGATCAGCCGGCCCACGCGCGCATCGCCCACTGGCTGGAGGACCTGGTGGTGTCCGGGGAGCTGGAGCCGGGGGACAAGCTGCCCCCGGAGGTCGAGATCGCCACGTCGCTGGGGGTGAGCCGGATGACGTTGCGGCAGGCGCTGGGAGCGGTCGAGGCGAAGGGCTTCATCGATCGTCGCCGGGGGCGCTTCGGCGGGAGTTTCATCGCGTCCCCGCGTTTCGAACTCGACCACGCGAGCCTGCCCGGATTCACCGAGCAGATGCTGCGGATCGACGTGGAACCCGGTGCGGAGGTGCTCACGGCGACCACACGTCGGCCGGACACGGTGATCGGCAAGGCGCTCGGATTGCGCAGGTCCGATCTGGTGCACGAGATCCGGCGGGTTCGCACCGCCAATGGCGAGCCGATCGTCCTGGAGGAGGCATATGTGCCCGCGGCGGTGTTCCCGGGGCTGTTGTCGGAGAATCTGCACGGGTCGCTGTATGCCGTGATGCGCGCCCACGGCAGCGCCCCGTTCACCGCCGACGAACGCATCGAGGCCACCCAGGCCACGGTGGAGCAGAGCGAGATCCTGGGCGTGGCGCCTGCCAGCCCGCTGCTGCTGATCCTGCGCACGTCGTTTTCCGCCGACGGAGTGGCCGTCGAGTTCTCCCGCGACTACTTGAGGTCCGACCGGACCGCGATCCGGATCAAGTCGCGCGCCGAGATCGTCCCGCCGGCAGGCGCGCCAGGCTTTCTATAA